AATTTTTCCGGGTTGTCCTGGCACATGAGTTTTATATCCTCCCAGGAAATTCCCTGTTTAACCATGCTGGCGATCATCATCTGCATGCCCTGCACTGGACTGGGGTTATGGGCCTGTCCAAAGTCCGTAGCCAGGATGCAGTGTTTGGCCCCCACTTCCCTGATGGCTTCGAACATGACTTCTGGACTTAAATTATCATGGCGGGGCATGGTGGCCACCCAGCAGTGTTCTAAATATGCATGGCGGGCCATTTCCCTCTGTTCATCCAGTGAGGCTCCCACTACCCTAGTGAGGGGGTGGTTTACCATTACCTTCTCCACTTGCAGGCTGTGGCACAGGTCCAGTACCTGGAATATCTCCGGGGGGCTCAGGTGTCCGGTGGCCAGTACCATACTGTGGTCCTTCACCAGATGTAGTATCTCCTCCAGTGCATCGGTGTCCAGTTTTATTTCCTGGTGATGGACAGTGGGAAGCCATATTATTTTACCCCCCATTAATGCTGTGCTTCGCACTGTTTCTGGATTCAAGCCCCCCACATTGAGGTTCAGGGTTACTCCACCTATTACTGGCAGTCCAGTCATCATACTGGTAAGATGGGCTCGGCCAGCAGTGGGTTCTACATGAGACTTGAGCACTATGGTGCGCATTCCCCTCTCTTTGGCCT
Above is a genomic segment from Methanobacterium formicicum containing:
- a CDS encoding DUF6282 family protein: MNLSDEVKESKLLDGLIDTHIHTSPDVKPRLLTDYEAALEAKERGMRTIVLKSHVEPTAGRAHLTSMMTGLPVIGGVTLNLNVGGLNPETVRSTALMGGKIIWLPTVHHQEIKLDTDALEEILHLVKDHSMVLATGHLSPPEIFQVLDLCHSLQVEKVMVNHPLTRVVGASLDEQREMARHAYLEHCWVATMPRHDNLSPEVMFEAIREVGAKHCILATDFGQAHNPSPVQGMQMMIASMVKQGISWEDIKLMCQDNPEKLLF